The DNA region GGTGCATTTTGAAGGAAATCTTCTCCAGGGTAGTTTGGTGCAGGATTTACAGTTCCACTAAAAGGATTGCCACTATCGGCACTGTCAGGATTTGTAAATGTGCCTGTCGTAATTGGGTTTCCATCAATAACAGCCCAACCTTCGTAGGTCCAACCTGCAGGAAGAGTTGGAAGTGTAAGACCTGCAATCGGGTCACCACCATTTGGGTTTAAACACCAAATGCCACTCGTCTCGTTGGTGTCATCATCATCTGTAGGCGTGGCAAGAATATATTCGCCAACAGCAGAAGTGAAATCAGAACCAATGGCATCGGGATGGTCTACTGTAAGTGAGGCTAAGTTATTTGAGAAATCACCGGCTAGGATATGTACATCACTAGGGCTTGAATCACTATCGGGATTGGGTTCAATTGTTAATACATAAGCAGTCGCTGCATTCAAGTCATCAGTATCGAGTTCAAAACTGGTTTCAGATAGATTTCCACTAGAGTCCACATTAAAAATACCCGCAGAAATTGGTGCACCATCTACAATGATCCATCCTTCATAGGCATAATCATCGCCCAAATCTTCTAGTCCAGAGATATTCAGTGTTAGGTTGCTTGTAGATGAGCCATTGTTGTCGTCGTCATCGTCGCAACTAGCAAAGAAGAATGTTCCGACTAAAAGTATTGAAAGGTAAAAGTTCTGTTTCATGGATTAACTAAATTATAATAATGCCTACTCCTGTTTTTGGTCTATTTTCGGCCTATTCCGACACTAAATAGCTTGTTTATAGATAGGTGTCATATTAATAATAGCGAATATAGTGGCTTCCTTTTTTTCTAATGATTTGAAATCTGCCTTAATCAAACTGAAGTAAGAAATCTGAATTTGATGTCCTTCCTAAAAATAGATCGATTGAACTTGTGCTAGACTAAGACTGTCTTTACTTTGTGTCGTCATTGTGTTTAATTCAATGTTGAAGTATGAAAAAAGAAGGTCAAGTGAAATTGTTTTTAGGAAAAGTCAAAACTCATGAAGGGATTACTTCTGCGATTTTTAAGAATGAAATATCAGAGACTGTTTATCTATCGGAGCTAGGACTGAATGGTGATGAATGTGCAGATAAAAGGCATCATGGCGGATTAGATAGGGCTTTGCATTATTACCCTAAAGAACATTATTCATTTTGGCGAGAATTCTATAATGATGAGTCTATAGCTTGGGAAGCTCCTGGAATGGGAGAGAATATAAGCTCAGAAGGTTTCACTGAGGAAAATGTTTATCTTGGTGACCGTTTTCAGCTAGGAGAAACCATTATAGAAGTGAGTCAACCTCGTTCGCCTTGTGTGACATTGAATAAAAAATGGGGTGTGGAAAACTTATCTTATTTCATGCAGACAAGTAGCAGATGTGGTTGGTTATTCCGAGTAATTCAGACTGGAAATATTACTCCCGAAGCAGAGTTCAAACTGATTGAACGAGCAGAAAACAGTCTTACGGTAAAAGAAGTGTGTGATATATTTTTTGGAGATCCACTTAATAGGAAAGGGTTGAATAGTTTAATGGAGCTTGAAAGCCTTTCTGATGGTTGGAAAAGTACAGTGAAAAAACGCTTAGAAACGAATGTTTTGGAGAATTGGTCAAGACGTTTGTTTGGAGGGTGATATTACTTTTAAAGCCTTATATAGAACTAGTCCTACTTTTAATTCTTAGATAAAAGTAGGACTAATTTTTTACTCTGATGATTTAAGGACTAGGAACTGTGAAGTATAGCCCAAAGTGAAATCCATCTTGAAGCCCAGATAATTCTTTATAGTAGTCTCTGAAAGCATGCTGATAAGCAAGTGTGAACCCGAAAGCACTATCTCCTCCAATTTGAAAATCTACACCATAACGCATTCCGATGTTGCGAACATTGATTTCTCTATGGTCGGCGTTGAAATTGTGTTGGTAATATGGTGTAATGAGTGCTTTAAATTCGGAAGGTAAACCAAATGTAGAGCCTTTATAAAAAGAATATCCAAGATCAATTGGGATTAGTATTGAGGATAGATTGTGTCTTTTCTTTGGGGAATTTAGGTAACTGATTCCAGGACGAAACATAAAACGACCTTTGTTAAGATGTATAAAAATCCCTGTTTCAAAGCTAGAAGAGTAGTCGTCGTATCTTCCCAATGTCGGTGTCGCATTAATATGAGAGGCAAATTTCACCCCGAATCTTAATCTTTCATGAAACTCTTTTCTTCTTTTAAGAATCTCGATTTCTTCTTGAGAAACTTCAACTTTTTCATCTGCTGTAATTCCGTCATCTATAAATTCAAGAATCCCTTTTGGGTCATCATAATCATGCTTATTGAATATAATTCCGACATTTCTATTTGTAACGGATTTGTCAGGAGTTAACATCAAAAAAGTAGGGTATCCAGCAATCTGAAACTCTTTCTTAAGTTTTTCTCCTTCATAAGTATCGATATCAATTTTTACAGGAATGACATCATTTTTTAATCGATGAATGACAGTGTCATGTTGAAATAAAGTTTTATCTAGAAGTTTACACTGACCACACCATTTGGCACTCACATACACCAGAACTTTTTTATTCTCAACTTGAGCACGTGTTAAAGCCATATCTAAAGAGATTGGGAAAAAAGGGTTGATCAGCTTGATTTTATTTCCTTTAATGTTGACTACACTTAGCTCTTTCACATCTTCATCAAGGTTGAATTTCTTTGAGGTTTCATCAGCTCTATCCATATAAATGAAATATCCATCTCTTGATTTTTTTAAAGGCATAAAAACAGTTTTGTGCCCTTCATGGCTAATTTTTAGCGTGTCTTTAGTCTCCGTTTCGAGAATCTCAATTGAATAAGCCCCCTCTTCATTACTTAAGGTACTAGAGTTTGCATGATTAGAAGAAATCTGTGCATTTGGTATTCCATTTCTATTTTTTTCATCGATAATATACCCTCTAATGGTTCTTGTTTTCTGTGCAAGGGCGTTTGAAGTCGAAAAAATGATTAAAGGGATAATTAGCAAAAAGTATCTCATGATCTAGGTTTATTATGTTCAATATTAATCTTGAGACAAGTTAAAGTTAGAGGTAGACGTTTAATGTCTAAATAAAATATACAATCCTAGTTTTTTTAAGTTTTAGACCATAAATGACTGATAGAGTATTTGTGGTATTCTAAATAAATTTTGTGAATCAGTATGATAAAATCTATTTTGCTCTCACACAAAATTATTTGATATGAAAAAGTTTGTATTAGCTATTTTCAGTTTACTTTTTTTCATTACGGCATGTGGGCCTAAAGAAGTACCTTCAATTCCTTTAAAAGAACTCGATCCTGCTACAAAGTATAGGGGCGAATTGATCATGAGTGAGTTGGTAAAACTCAATCGGAAAGAGATCACAATTCAAGACTTTAGAGCACAAAAGTTTGTGACTCCTATGGTGCACGCAGGTATACAACATCCTAGAGGTGTTTATCGACAAATGCCTGATGTGATGGATATGGTGTTAGGAGAAATGGGAAATTATAAATTATTCAAAGCATTGAGAATGGATAATGAAATTACCCGATTACGCTTTAAAGTAGACTTTTCTAAAAAGAAAAATGAATTTGTAGAGGTCTCTCTAGATTTGAATCTGAATAACGATTTGGCTCGAATTTACTTGATCGTAAAGCGAGGCAATGAATGGGTAAACCTGTTAGAATATTAAACACAAAAAAATAGAAAAAAGCAGTTCTAGATGATCTAGAACTGCTTTTTCATTTCAATCAATTTCTATTTTTATTGAGGATTCTCATTGTAGAATTTCAAATGCTTCGTGCCATCGTCATCTGTTTTCAGAGAAATACCAACTGCACTATCCTTCTCAATTTCTCCTTTCAGAATGGCTTTAGAAAGATCATTAAGCAGTGTTTTCTGTAAAACTCTTTTTAATGGACGAGCACCAAACTGAGGATCGTAACCTAACTCACCTAAGTAATCTAAAGCATCATTATCAGCTTCGAGTGTAATGTCATTTTCAGCCAAACGTTTCTGAACATCCTTAAACTGAATTCTGACAATATCTCTGATCACGTCTTTAGAAAGCGGTCTGAACATCAAGATTTCATCAATACGGTTCAAGAATTCGGGACGAACCGAAGCTTTCAACAACTCGATGACATCTTTACGAGTTTCTTCCAACACTTTTTCCGGATCGTCGACTCCTTGCTCAAAGTTGGCAATACGTTCTTGAATCAAGTGAGAACCAGTGTTGGTTGTCATGATCACAATGGTATTCTTGAAGTCCGCTACACGACCTTTATTATCTGTCAAACGTCCGTCGTCTAATACTTGAAGCAAGATATTGAAGACATCTGGATGTGCCTTTTCAATCTCATCTAAAAGAATTACAGAATACGGCTTTCTTCTGACAGCTTCAGTTAATTGTCCACCTTCATCATAACCGACATAGCCCGGAGGCGCTCCGATCAATCTACTTACCGCATGACGTTCTTGATATTCTGACATATCAATTCTGACCATAGCGTGTTCGTCATTGAAGAGGAATTCTGCAAGTGCTTTAGCCAACTCCGTTTTACCAACACCCGTTGTACCCAAGAATAGGAATGAACCAATCGGACGGCGAGGGTCTTGCAAACCAGCTCTACTTCTTCGAATTGCATCTGAAATAGATTCGATAGCTTCACCTTGACCCGCAACTCTTTTCTTGAGTTCGTCTTCCATATGAAGTAGTTTCTCACGTTCGCTTGCAAGCATTCTACTCACAGGAATTCCCGTCCAACGAGAAACGATATCGGCAATTTCTTCGGCTGTAATTTCTTCCCTAATCAGCGGATTTTCCTCTGACTGAATAGCCATCTGTAATTGTTTGAGTTGCTCTTCTGCATCTTGGATTTTCCCGTAACGAAGTTCAGCGACTAAACCGAGGTCTCCATTTCTTTCTGCTTGATCGGCTTGAATGCGGTATTCATCAATTTGTTTTTTGATACTGCTGAGTTTCTCGATCTTTTCTTTTTCAGCATCCCAACGTGATTTTTCTGCATTGAAATTGCGTTGCAAGTCTGTGATTTCCATCGAAAGGATTTTTTCTTTCTCCTTATCTTTTTCACGACGCATGGCTTCACGTTCAATTTCCAATTGCATGATTCTACGTTGTACCTCATCCAATTCTTCTGGAAGAGAGTTCATCTGAATACGCAAACGAGCAGCCGCTTCGTCCATTAAGTCAATGGCTTTATCGGGTAAGAAACGATCTGTGATATATCGGTTCGAGAGTTCTGCCGCAGCAATAATTGCATCGTCTTTGATGCGCACGCCGTGGTGAACTTCATATTTTTCTTTAATCCCTCTCAATATCGAAATCGTATCTTGAACTGTTGGTTCATCTACAACAACGGTCTGAAAACGTCTTTCGAGGGCTTTATCTTTTTCTATATGTTTCTGATACTCTTTCAGTGTAGTAGCTCCAATCGAACGCAGTTCGCCACGGGCTAAAGCAGGTTTCAATAAGTTGGCTGCATCCATTGCGCCTTCTCCACCACCAGCACCTACCAAAGTGTGTATCTCATCGATGAAAAGAATGATTTTCCCATCAGATTCAGTTACTTCTTTAATTACTGACTTCAGACGTTCTTCAAATTCTCCTTTATATTTTGCTCCAGCTACGAGCAATCCCATATCCAAAGACACCAAAGTAATATCTCTTAGGTTTTCTGGAACATCACCCGAGGCGATACGCTGTGCTAAACCTTCTGCAATAGCAGTTTTACCTACTCCCGGTTCACCAATTAGCATTGGATTGTTCTTCGAACGTCTCGATAAGATTTGTAATACTCGACGAATTTCTTCGTCACGACCAATAACGGGGTCTATCTTTCCTTTTTTGGCAAGTTCAGTAAGGTTCTGAGAATATCTTTCTAAGGATTTATATTTTGATTCGGCATTCTGATCTGTTACACGATGACTACCTCTCAATTCCTTAATCGCTTTTTTCAGTAAGTCTTCTGAGAAACCCACACTTCTTAGGAGTTGAGCCTCTTTATCAGTTCCTTTTAATAAACCTAATAAAACGTGTTCGATCGTCACAAACTCATCTTTCATGCTAGAGCGATATTTATCAGCTTCTTGTAAAGCCTTCGCTGCATCGTTCGATAAGTAAGGATTTTGCCCACTCGATTTTGGATAAGTGGAAACGATATTATCTAACTGACGGTCAAAAGAAGCTTTATCAACATCTAGTTTTTTAAATAGGAAAGTGGTGATGTTTTCTTCTTGACCAAATATTGCTTTTAACAGGTGCCCTGTTTGTATAATTTGTTGCTGATCGGAAACAGCTAATTGTGAAGCCTTATTGAGGGCTTCTTGAGTTTGAATGGTAAATTTATCAAAGTTCATACGCTCTCTTTTTTAGTTATGAAATGCCAATCTTCAATTTTGAGTTTGGATTCATAGAAGACTTAACAAATTCGTGACCAATTCAAGAAAATGTTGATTTTCAGAGATTTGTATGACAAAATTTCCGATTCATTGTATTTTATTGATTAAAGTCAGTCAAACTGTCTCATTTTGTGTCTTTTACCGTCAGGTTTTCTTGCTCACTTTTTTTAGAGGTTACTTGTTTCGTACTGAGAATAGCCATCACTTTTACGACAACTTGGGCTAAATTATAAAGTGGATAAAGACTAATTACGGCTTGAACTTCTTTTTTGTCTTTGGTCAAAATGTTAAATGTATGAGACTGTAGCTCTTTTTCGTCAACTACTTTTTTGATCTTATTATCCAACTGAGTCATTTCTCTAGCACTAAGCATAAGGTCGGCAAGCGGACGGTCTCTGTATTCAATTCTTTTATATCCTGTTAGCTTTTCAAAATTAGGGTTAGCCTTTTTCATTTTACCATTCTTGTCTAGTTCAACTATTGTAAGATGATTGTTAAAGGCTGTGATTCTTAGATTGCTGTCAAGTGATTTTTCACGTTCTTCAGTGATGAAATTGGCGAGCATAATCACTTTGATTGTTTTTCCATCTAGGTCAAAAATAGGGTTATAGGTAGCACTAATCCATATTTCTTTCCCCTTGTTAGTCAACCTTTTGAATTCTCCAGTCATGAAAGAACCACTTGAAAGCCCTGTCCACATGAGTTGGTAGCGTTGGGAGTTGGCTTCTGATGGAACAACAAGAACAGATTCGTGTTTGCCTATGAGTTCTGTTGGTTTGTATCCCATGATACTCAAAAACATATCATTTACTTTCAGTATCTTCCCTTGTGGGTCAAACTCTAGGGTAGCACTACTTTTATCGATCGCATCAATGATATTTTGAGTAAGGTTAGATTCCTTTTTGAGTTCTAAAAGTTTCTGACTGAGTTTACCTTGAGTGTCTTGCAGTTCTTGAGCAAAGAGTGCCATTTCTTTTTCCTTTTGCTGAAGGAGTTCATTTTTTTCTTTGGTAGAAGTCAGTAATTCTTTTGTTCGCTGATTGATTTGGAAAACAGAGAGCGTATTACTCAATTTTTCAGCAGCATTTTTTATAAAATCTTGATAGCCTTGATTCAGTGGAGAGAAGGACGCAACTTCTATGGTTCCATAAAAATCTTCATTATAATAAAGAGGGCAAATCATAATACTGCGA from Sediminitomix flava includes:
- a CDS encoding anti-sigma factor yields the protein MKQNFYLSILLVGTFFFASCDDDDDNNGSSTSNLTLNISGLEDLGDDYAYEGWIIVDGAPISAGIFNVDSSGNLSETSFELDTDDLNAATAYVLTIEPNPDSDSSPSDVHILAGDFSNNLASLTVDHPDAIGSDFTSAVGEYILATPTDDDDTNETSGIWCLNPNGGDPIAGLTLPTLPAGWTYEGWAVIDGNPITTGTFTNPDSADSGNPFSGTVNPAPNYPGEDFLQNAPDGVTFPADLLGRTVVISVEPVPDNSPAPFLLKPLAHEVPSDATSGSVLNMDNNAEETNPTGTASR
- a CDS encoding MOSC domain-containing protein; its protein translation is MKKEGQVKLFLGKVKTHEGITSAIFKNEISETVYLSELGLNGDECADKRHHGGLDRALHYYPKEHYSFWREFYNDESIAWEAPGMGENISSEGFTEENVYLGDRFQLGETIIEVSQPRSPCVTLNKKWGVENLSYFMQTSSRCGWLFRVIQTGNITPEAEFKLIERAENSLTVKEVCDIFFGDPLNRKGLNSLMELESLSDGWKSTVKKRLETNVLENWSRRLFGG
- a CDS encoding thioredoxin family protein; amino-acid sequence: MRYFLLIIPLIIFSTSNALAQKTRTIRGYIIDEKNRNGIPNAQISSNHANSSTLSNEEGAYSIEILETETKDTLKISHEGHKTVFMPLKKSRDGYFIYMDRADETSKKFNLDEDVKELSVVNIKGNKIKLINPFFPISLDMALTRAQVENKKVLVYVSAKWCGQCKLLDKTLFQHDTVIHRLKNDVIPVKIDIDTYEGEKLKKEFQIAGYPTFLMLTPDKSVTNRNVGIIFNKHDYDDPKGILEFIDDGITADEKVEVSQEEIEILKRRKEFHERLRFGVKFASHINATPTLGRYDDYSSSFETGIFIHLNKGRFMFRPGISYLNSPKKRHNLSSILIPIDLGYSFYKGSTFGLPSEFKALITPYYQHNFNADHREINVRNIGMRYGVDFQIGGDSAFGFTLAYQHAFRDYYKELSGLQDGFHFGLYFTVPSP
- the clpB gene encoding ATP-dependent chaperone ClpB, with the protein product MNFDKFTIQTQEALNKASQLAVSDQQQIIQTGHLLKAIFGQEENITTFLFKKLDVDKASFDRQLDNIVSTYPKSSGQNPYLSNDAAKALQEADKYRSSMKDEFVTIEHVLLGLLKGTDKEAQLLRSVGFSEDLLKKAIKELRGSHRVTDQNAESKYKSLERYSQNLTELAKKGKIDPVIGRDEEIRRVLQILSRRSKNNPMLIGEPGVGKTAIAEGLAQRIASGDVPENLRDITLVSLDMGLLVAGAKYKGEFEERLKSVIKEVTESDGKIILFIDEIHTLVGAGGGEGAMDAANLLKPALARGELRSIGATTLKEYQKHIEKDKALERRFQTVVVDEPTVQDTISILRGIKEKYEVHHGVRIKDDAIIAAAELSNRYITDRFLPDKAIDLMDEAAARLRIQMNSLPEELDEVQRRIMQLEIEREAMRREKDKEKEKILSMEITDLQRNFNAEKSRWDAEKEKIEKLSSIKKQIDEYRIQADQAERNGDLGLVAELRYGKIQDAEEQLKQLQMAIQSEENPLIREEITAEEIADIVSRWTGIPVSRMLASEREKLLHMEDELKKRVAGQGEAIESISDAIRRSRAGLQDPRRPIGSFLFLGTTGVGKTELAKALAEFLFNDEHAMVRIDMSEYQERHAVSRLIGAPPGYVGYDEGGQLTEAVRRKPYSVILLDEIEKAHPDVFNILLQVLDDGRLTDNKGRVADFKNTIVIMTTNTGSHLIQERIANFEQGVDDPEKVLEETRKDVIELLKASVRPEFLNRIDEILMFRPLSKDVIRDIVRIQFKDVQKRLAENDITLEADNDALDYLGELGYDPQFGARPLKRVLQKTLLNDLSKAILKGEIEKDSAVGISLKTDDDGTKHLKFYNENPQ